The Lacerta agilis isolate rLacAgi1 chromosome 16, rLacAgi1.pri, whole genome shotgun sequence genomic sequence TTCTTCAAAATGGGCAGCAATTACAAAACCGAAGACAAACACAACGTTGCTATCACAGAAGCAGCTAACACAAAAAGCTGCACTGACTTCATACAATCCAAAAAGATTAACGTGGGACCCAACACAACACCAGCAGTAACAGAAGACACTGAACAGATGCTTTTCCATTATGGACTTTATTTAAAGGGGATGATAATTACTCAGTTACTGGCAGAGGCTCCtctaatacatttaaaacaagtgGGTTCCTGCTTTCTTGGACATTATTTACATACAAGGGCACAAGAATTTGCTGTCCAATAGACCGTGGAATTAATTCCTGCTTAGATCTAAAAAGACAAGGGACTTGATAGAGCGGCAGTGGTTGTTTGGGAATGTACAGCTGGAGGCTGCTTTTACCATCCAAGGCAGCTCAAAAAGGCCTCCTGATTCAAGGCCACATGACAGTGAGGAAGGCAAGGTGAGAAGGGGGCAAAATCCTCTGTCACTGACTGCCAAATTCAGAATTAAACCTCTGCCATATCGCCATTCACTCCAAAGTaaatcatatgtggtggctgctGTAACCACTATATTTTGTGAGCACTCTATTATTAGGAAGACTAATAAGAAAAGGGAAGCCAAACTGGCAATTAAATGATCCATTTCTGGAAAGCAGAGTTCATGCTCACCACAGTGAGAAGgataaaaagcaaaaagcaaaacaaaaaaaacatacaCACTGGAAGGATCTTTTACAATATACTGTTCAATTATCACCTATGTACATTGCACCAGTACCTATTAATCCGATGACGGCACAATCTCTGTGATGTAGGCAGAATTCTCCTCAGTAAAGTACAATTAAAATCCCACATCTAGTCCTATGGAGCATCCAGCGCAGTTAATATCACTGGCTACTAAATTGGCTTTTAAATAAGTCATTTAAAATAAAGCAACACTTCTTTCATGGGATAAAGAGTCCCCATTTAAAACAGTAGCATCAAGGAAGagttgtgatttccccccccccatcatgttgATGGTCCCATAGTCTTAAGGTCAGAAGTAAGGTCAGATTCCTGCCTATTCAACTGCTGGGCAGGAGCTAAGCTTGCTTTGTTTCCTGTGAAAGGAAAGAAGAATCCTGTGCACAAAAACacccagaaaaaaagaagaaatgatgGTAGGGAAAGAATTCTAAGAAATTCTTCTGGCAGTTTCAGGAACCCAAAGATGACATACTGCCACCCCTACATAATTGGCACCAACCTACTGAAAGAAATGTTTCCTTAGTGACCAAGTCTACTACTCAGTGAGTCACTAAAGCAGAGGATGGGGGATTATTTCATGTTCTGCTCCTGTATACTCTTGTTTGCTCAGCATCGCTGTTCAACCATGGCAACAAGGTGTGCAATTTCCCAAGGACTACCTCTGAATATCCAGCGACAAAGGAGCTTGCATGGATGCTCCTTCCACACAAGCCCCACTGAAGTGAACAGAGATTGAATAGCGGCCCTTGGCAAGAATGCACCCAATGCATTGTTGTATAGCAAGATTCCCAATGCTCAGTATGTTTACAAAACCGCAGATCCTACTTATAGTTTTTAGTCCCTTAATTCCAGGGGTACAATCCCATAATATTCATATGTAGGACAGGATTACTGGATAGAAACAAACAGCACAAGAGTCACATTTCCCAGCCACTTGTTGGATCCTCCAATGCATTATGTAACAGGTAACTTCCACCCTCCCAAATTAAGAAGTATTGTTGAATTCCTGGCAAGTTCCTCTCCAGTTGCTATTGATTTGCTGCCTCACAAGCATCTATCCAGTCACTGTAAACATCCACTGGTTCTGAAAGATCTTTAGGatcaaatgtcaaggaagaaTGTACcatgagtgcccccccccattaaaaataCTATTGGTTTTGGATgtgtttatttttcagaaacactGCTAAATCTTGCAAGTGATTTCTTCTATGAACCACAGTTAAACTGGTACAAGAGTGGAACTTTAGCTGATTTCAAGTATCTGTGGTAGTGGGGTGTTTCAGCTGATTAACCACTCTGGCAAGGCTATGAGTATGTGAATAGCATGTCTGATCAATTTTGATGCTAACTCTCTATTTCCAGGTCTTTATGCAGGGTAAGATAAAACATGTAAAGGCCAAGGCCAAGCAGAAAGCATTACACCCTAGGTTACAAATTACTGGCATGAAAGCAGGAGCCAAGTCTACATGGgggaagagaataaaatattataaaactgAATTGAAGTTCAAAGGATACATGTTATAGGAGTCTGAAATTCTTCCAGACACACGGTACAGGATATCACACCCGTATTTCGAGCCCTGTCCCTGAAACACAAAAAACATATTACAGCTGAAAAGTACCTGCATGTGAGAAAGTGAAAGccagaaaagaggaaaaagatgGTCCATTCATATGACTTTGGGTATGGAATATTGTTTCACATGCAATGAGCGGTAGGCACAAACATTCCTACAGTCATCTCAGTTAGAGACATAGAAAAATAAGAAGTACCCTCCACAAATCTTTCCCTACAGGATGGATGGGGAAATCTCTGGCCcaagtagagatgtaaaatttctggaaattttgaagcttggtttttttctggtttttttcgGGTGGGGGGATGGAAAATTtcagaaaatttgaaaaaaatgctacattagcacttcttttttcttttccagattgaaagtcattctgttactttagaaacataaaatataactatggacaatttcaatgggcataaaattatcacaactagcatattaaaaatatagtgtatccaaacaattacccggtattacaaacagaatttactttaaaaataatatttatttgtatttgtaacaaatggagcaacaatctgctgagctgtttactagtttatgtggaacaaaaaaaccctccacaaaacaattttttaaaaaccccaaaagtaacaattattcctatttcctctccacataaaaagaactgaagaaggaagtggaactaagtttcaatgaatgggcacgaaatttaatcagaatcattttctgagctttaattaagtatatactttcaggccctttttgttgctctatattttcttccagtgctttgaggcctagtgaagaggaacagaaccaatgcataccacacgcatgcaaaaacaaaaccgaAACCTTTTTCTtatctggtgacaacagcacctcctaaagcaggcatgcccaaacttcacccctccagatgttttggactacaattcccatcatccctgaccactggtgctgttagctagggatcatgggagttgtaggccaaaacatctggagggccgcaggttgggcatgcctgtcctaaaggaagaaatgtatcttgttcttgcattggagagttcagtttgtaacctaggacttgcttgtcctcacagaaattagaataatctgatataccatacatattttttagaaatgatttataaaatatttgaaccccttaccttaaaatattttattcatcatgttaaaataaaacatgccataatctattttttattttttcaatttttcgggggggggggggaggcttcaggggaaaaaacACGGGGGGGAAACCCCCAAATTTTTCCGGTTTTTCCCatgccttcacatctctaggccCAAGAGCCAATCTTATGCCACACAGGGCTCCAATCTGGCTCACAAACCATGTTACCCAAACCATGCCTATTTGTGAATCATCCTGATGAAAATGGCTTTCCAATCCCGCTTTCCCTGGGAAAGTAGGAGAAACACCAATGCTTGCAGAAAGCAGGGGTGAGCTCCCTCTGCATCAGTGAACGTGTGCTTGGGGACTTGGGAAAACATAAGGCCAGATCAACAAGGCAGCACAAGAAGCATAAATATTCCATTTTCACCACCCTGCATTAGTACAAAAATAATTTCAATGCCAACAATGAAGGAAAGCAAGCAAGGACATATTTGGGAGCGGTACTTCGAAATGAAGAAACGTTGGCCTCTGCAATTAAAATATGATATGCTTAGTGGGGAATAAAATAATGTACTCTTCATACAATTCCCTTTTTATTTAATAATTCTTTTGCCCACAAACTTGAGAAAAGACTTTCTTGGTAGCTGCTCCCACAATTTTGAACTCCTTGCTAATAGGAGGCCCAGTTAGCCTCACCtctggggggttttttttggcctttttgttttttccttttccttttttattgtatttattagtTAGCTGCCTTGGTCACCTTTTCATGGAAATACAGGATACAGATACAACCAACGAATAATGGATATTTTTTATGTGCACTTGAGAattctccaactccttgaaatatACCATTTACTTGTTGCTCTGAATGCTTCAGTCTTGTTCCTgttaggtttattttttaaaatcctctaaTTATTGTCACTCTCTCTTAAAACCTTCGAATTCCGCCACAAACACTTTCTTCATACGTCCTTGAATATAGGAGAGGGGGTGGCAAAGGAGCTTGAGTCTTCTCGTATTTTGGCTCTGGAGGCATTGTTTGTGGTACTGTGTTCAATGTAACACATGGAAGATGAGCAGATTGAACTACCAGCAAAGTGCTGGCCTACCAGCtatttttcctttcttccattcCCAGTTCTAATAATGTCTCTGTTCCCAGCTAAAAAGAAATGTCTCCTGCATGTCTATTTTCTAAACCTTCCCTTGTGAGGGCCAGGATGTACGTCTGCACCCTATTAAGCTTCAGTTTGCTGCACAACATTAATCCACACTCTTCTTGTTTTTACACAACTTACATTTTAACATCACACGATTTCTCATGGTTACAGAAGGGGCAAGTAAATTGGGTCTCAAGTGTCCCAGTCATCTTCTTCTTGGGTGGAGGCTTCCGCTTTGACTTCCTACGGCCCATTTTTGCCTATAGCATGCAAAGCAAGGAGAAACAAATGTGAACGGGGGGCAGGAAAAGAAGCTTCAGCAAAAGCCCTTATCATGTCAAAGGGTTTTCCCCAACTTCATCCCTCCAGAATGCTTCAAcggcaacacacacaaaccccaatcATCAGTCATTCTAGcaaggattgatgggagttgcagattaacaacctctggagggcagcaggtcttaatctcaaggtcatgggttcaagaccAACACtggacaaaatattcctgcattgtgaggggttggactagatgacctttgtgggtcctcccaactctacagttctatgagatTTCACTCCTTTCTCCTGCCAACCATACTGGGTGACGCAGAAACATGACCACATGAGGGGCTTTccttaactgcccccccccattcacctCACCCCATAATCAAGAGAAGGGAACAAAAACAGGACTGACTACAGAGTGGTGCCCAGCAATGAACTGCAtgcgcgcacgcgcacacacacagtatatatgcCTGCGtgtatatatagttttaattctattattttttaattgtttcgtaatgattgcttttttcctgtaagcCCCCTTGAGTTCCTGgttaggggggaaaggtggggtataaatacatataaaactggggtataaataactacaactactactacagcACTCTGAAAAGGCACCTgtaaccttctccccccccctcctttgaaCAGCCACCTTGGCCTGAAAAGGACAGTGAAGAGCTGTTATAAAGTGTGAAGGGCTGCGTACAGTGTTTGAAATCAGCCtggcaccaggcacattttgcacctggctttcgacCACTTGCAACAAGTGAAGATGGCGC encodes the following:
- the ELOF1 gene encoding transcription elongation factor 1 homolog, producing the protein MGRRKSKRKPPPKKKMTGTLETQFTCPFCNHEKSCDVKMDRARNTGVISCTVCLEEFQTPITYLSEPVDVYSDWIDACEAANQ